In the genome of Chryseobacterium sp. 52, the window AATTCCTTGCTAAAAATTCTTAGTTGAATTCAGCGAAAGATTGTTGGATGCTCATAGCGATCTCGTCGATCTTATAAGTTAATCCATCAATTTTAGAAGTAAAGAAGTTATAAAGGATAATCGCGATAGCTGAAGTACCAATACCTAATGCAGTGTTGATCAATGCTTCCGAGATACCTGTAGAAAGTGCAGCAGCATCTGGAGTACCACCACCTGAACCTAATGCGAAGAATGCCTTGATCATCCCGATTACTGTTCCTAAAAGTGCGATCAATGTTGCAACCGTACCTAAAGTAGAAAGAATCATCATGTTCTTTTCAAGCATTGGCATTTCAAGAGTAGTAGCCTCTTCGATAGCTTTGTTAAGAGCGACCATTTTCTGCTCTTTATTTAAAGTAGTATCATGAGAAAGTGCTTTGTAAGTAGTAAGACCTTCTTTCACTACGTTACCTACAGATCCTTGTTGTCTGTCACACTCTTCTAAAGCTTCATCAATTTTGTTTTGATTCAATAAGCTTCTTACCTGAACTACGAAGTTGTCTAAGTTTCCTTTTCCAGCAGCCTTACCTAGTACGAAATATCTTTCAAAAGAGAAAACGATTACAGTGATCATGAAAGTAATCAAGATTGGTACGATAACCCCTCCTTTGTAGATAATACCTAAAAACGATTCTGGGTGAATGTCTTTTCCTTCAACACTAGAGAAAGCTACAGATCCACCACCTAGTTTCTCTGCGTCTTTAAAGTTCCCTGGGTTCCCAAGAACAAATAAATAAATACAAACTCCTATAACGAATAAAATAGGAATAATAACAGCCGGGTTTAAACCTCCTGCTTTTCTAGCAACTACTTGCTCATCATTTTTTGAAACATTCATTTCCATATTTAACTAAATTATATTGTTTTAAAATTTTACAAGGTGTAAATTAAAGGCAAAATTAATTAAAATGCAAGAGTCTTAAATAAACATTTTGCATTTTTATGATAAAGAAATTTTAATACGATTTCGATATAATAATTATTTTAAAATATTTTATTTATTTTCCTCAATTTTAACATTTCAATTAGAAATTCAAAAAAATAAGACCCTCATTTTTTTTAATTTGCCAATGTTAACTTTTTTTTAAATTACGATATTCACAATACGGTGATGCACGACGATGATTTTTTTAGGTGTTTTACCTTCCAAAATCTGCTGCATTTTTTCATCCGAAATCACCAAATCCTCGACTTCCTTAGCTGATAACTGAGCTGAGAGTGGAATTTTGAATTTCATTCTACCGTTTACACTTACCGGATACTCAATTTCGTCTTCTACAAGGTAATCCTCGTTCAATACAGGGAATTCTTCAAATTCAACCGACTCGTTATTTCCCAACAGGCTCCAAAGCTCTTCACAGATGTGTGGCGCGTATGGAGAGATGATAACGGCTAACGGCTCTAAAATATTGCGTTTGTTGCATTTTATTTTCTGAAGCTCGTTTACAGCAATCATAAATGAAGATACAGAGGTATTGAATGAGAAGTTCTCAATATCATAAACCACCTTCTTTATTAAGGTGTGTAAAACTTTGTATTCTGCTTTTGTAGGCTCTTCATCAGAAACTTCAAAAGTATCTCCGTTGAAATACAGGTTCCAGAATTTTTTAAGGAAACCATATACACCGCTTAATCCTTGTGTATTCCAGGGCTTGGATTGCTCCAGCGGGCCCAGGAACATTTCATATAATCTTAATCCGTCTGCTCCGTATTCTTCACAGATATCATCAGGATTTACCACATTATATTTTGACTTGGACATTTTCTCTACTTCACGGTCTGTGATGTATTTTCCGTCTTCCAAGATAAATTCTGCACTGGCATAATCCGGTCTCCATGCTTTGAAAGCTTCCGTATCCAATTCATCGGATGTTCCTTTTAATAAGGATACGTCAACGTGAATCTTCTGTGTCTGATAATCACCAGCCAGATTTTTAGAAACATATTGGTTGGTTCCATCAATTCTGTATACATAAGCACTCATCCCCAGGATCATTCCCTGGTTGATTAATTTTTGGAAAGGCTCATCATGATTAACATATCCGCGATCTTTCATGAACATATTCCAGAAACGGGAATACAATAAGTGACCCGTTGCGTGTTCGCTTCCTCCGATATATAAATCTACCTGCCCCCAATAATCGCTTAAGTCTTTATTAGCAAAAACCTCATCATTGGAAGGGTCCATATATCTCAGGAAATACCATGAGCTTCCAGCCCAACCCGGCATTGTAGATAATTCTAATGGAAATATAGTTTTATCATCAATCAAATCGATGGAAACTACTTTTTGGTTAGCTTCATCCCATGCAAATTCTTTTGCATTTCCTAATGGCGGATCTCCATCTTCAGTCGGAAGGTATTTTTCCACCTCGGGAAGTTCTAATGGTAAAGCAGAAACCGGAAGCGTATAAGGCATGCCTTCCTTATAATATATAGGAACGGGCTCACCCCAATAACGCTGTCTTGAGAAAATGGCATCACGTTGTCTGTAGTTTGTAGTTCCGTGACCAATTCCTTTGTTTTCTATTTCAGAGATTATTTTTGATTTTGCCTCATGATAAGATAATCCGTTTAAGAAATCAGAATTGACACAAACTGAATCTTTAGAGTCGAAAGATTTTTCCTGAACATCTTCTTCAGTATCTACAACTTTTTTAATTTCTAAGTTAAATTTCTTTGCAAATCTATGATCACGCTCATCATGTGCCGGAACAGCCATTACAGCTCCTGTTCCATACCCCATCAATACATAATCTGAAATATAAATTGGCATCTTTTCTCCGCTGAACGGATTGATGGCATAACTTCCTGTGAAAGCACCTGAAACGTTTTTCACGTCAGACATTCTGTCTCTTTCCGTTTTTTTGGAAGTTTCTTCTATATACGTATCTACTTCTGCTTTCTGAGCATCTGTAGTAATGGTATCCACTAAAGGATTTTCCGGAGCCAGTACCATAAAGGTTGCTCCAAAGATAGTATCAGGACGAGTGGTAAATACTTCAACAATCTCGTCATGACCTTCTACCTGAAACTGAACCTGGGCTCCCTGAGATTTCCCAATCCAGTATTCCTGAGCATCTTTAAGAGGCTGCGGCCAGTCTAACGTATTAAGTCCCTGTAATAATCTTTCAGAGTAGGCAGATATTCTCATACTCCACTGCATCATTTTCTTTTGGAATACAGGGAATCCTCCTCTTTCAGATTTTCCGTCTTTTACCTCATCATTTGCCAATACCGTCCCCAAAGCCGGGCACCAGTTTACAGTAGTCTCCGCTCTGTATGCCAGACGGTAGTTTAACAGGATATCTTCTTTATCAAGGTCTGAAGAATCTTTCCATTCTTCTGCCGTGAAATTCAATTCGTCGTTTTGGTTGGCATTTAATCCTTCCGCTCCTTTTTCTTCAAAATGCTGAATTAAGGTAGTGATGGATTCTGCCTTATCTGTATTTTTATTATACCATGAATGATACAGCTCGATAAAAATCCACTGTGTCCATTTATAGTAAGAGGCGTCTGAAGTTCTCACTTCTCTGCTCCAGTCGAATGAAAAACCGATCTTTTTTAACTGCTCTTCATATCTATTAATATTCTCCTCAGTTGTGATCGCAGGATGCTGCCCTGTCTGAATCGCATACTGTTCAGCAGGAAGACCGAAGCTATCATAACCTACCGGATGGAGGACATTGAAACCCTGATGTCTTTTATATCTCGCATAAATATCGGATGCAATATACCCCAGCGGGTGCCCCACGTGAAGCCCTGCCCCTGATGGATACGGGAACATATCGAGAACATAAAATTTAGGTTTGTCCGTGTTATTGGAGGTTCTGTAGGTCTGGTTTTCTTCCCAGTACTTCTGCCACTTTTTTTCTATCTGCTGATGATCGTAAAACACTTTTTATAATAGATGTTAGATGTTAGACTTTAGATATTGAAGTTAATTTTTATCATTAATTCCAAATCAAGATTCACAAAAATAATGATTTTAAAAGAAATGGAAATTTTAATTTTAATTAATTCAGGAATACCGCAATAAAAAAATCTCATCCGGAGATGAGATCTATGATAAGGTATGGAATGTATATTTATTGAGGAATTCTTTTGAACGTGTATGTTCTTGTTTTATATACAGTCGGATCCTGAGTCTCTTCTCTTACCGCAAGGTTTAGGGTCACATCATCGAGGGTAACCACTTTAGCATTGGATGGCTCTACAATTCCCTGGTATTTGATTACTACAGTTTTCGCACTTTTATCGTACGTATAAGTAAAGTTTCTGTCTGATGTAATAGCACACTGTGGAGTGGTTCCGATTTCTCCCCATTCAGTTCTTTTTCCGGATGCCTCAGTATTGAATCTCCATCTGGACTCTTTCTGACAATCAGTATACGTAATAAGATCTGAAACAGGCTCTTCTCCTACTTCAACAGTGGTAACCACCTCTTTCAGCGGCTGCCAAACACCTACAAGAGGATATTCCATCGTATTATCACCATCATCATTACATCCTGTAGCTACAAATAATGATAAACCTGCAAATAGTAATGCTAATTTCTTCATATATAAAATTTTCAAGGGCTAAAATTATAATTTTTTTGATTTATAACACCATTTTTTGTGAAAAATTATTTTGATAATCTATATTTCTGAAAATTTTAGAACATTAAGCCTCATAATAGCCGTTATTTAACAAATATTGAATATCAAGCACACCCTCTGTTTTATTAAAAAAACTATTTTTGCAGAAAGAAAACAAAAATGCAGGATATAACGAAAAATAATTTTGACTTTATACGTGTTCTCCTTGCTTTCATTGTCTTCGTAGGACATTTGGGAGCTTTAAGTGACTCAAGCGAGCTCGATTTTTTAAAACACAGTCCTGTAGAAGTTGCCGTTTTTTCGTTTTTCATTGTCAGTGGATTCCTTATTGCCAGGAGTTATGAAAGATCTTCCAGCCTGAAAAGCTATATTAAGAAAAGGGTCAACAGAATTGTCCCGGCTTATTTATTGGTTGTATTTCTCTGCACCGTCCTTTTGAGTCTTGTAAGTACCTTGTCTTTTTCTGATTATTTTGGCAACATCCAGGTTTATAAATATTTTTTCTGGAACTCCTTATTTATGAACTTTATGGCTCCTTCCCTTCCCGGCGTATTCGGTAACGAAGCTGTCAATGGTGCTCTGTGGACACTTAAGATTGAAATGTGTTTCTATTTTGCTGTTCCGCTTATATTTTTATTATTCGGAAAAAACAATAAATACAGGAATACCAGCCTTATTGTTCTCTATTTCCTTTCTCTGGTGTTTCTTAATTATTTTGAAATGGCAGGAAAGATTTCTATTTCCAAACAGCTGCCAGGTTCATTATGCTATTTTATCGGTGGAATGTTTGCTTATTTCTATTTTGATCAATTCATTAAATATAAAAACACGCTGTTCATCATTGCTATTATAACGGTTTGGATAGATCTGATCTTACACATCAAACTGTTCTCGCCTATCATGATCAGCATTATTGTGCTGTATATTGCCTATTCACTGAAATTCCTGAATAATTTTGGAAAATACGGAGACTTCACCTATGGTATTTATATATTCCACTTCCCTATTATCCGGGTATTTGCTACGCTGGGATTATTTGCGAATTACAATCCTTTTTTAATGAGTTTTGTGTGTATGCTGGTGGTCATTGGAGTAGGAATTGCATCCTGGCATCTTTATGAGAAAAAATTTTTATAATTTTACCCCAGTAAAAACATAAATGAAAGACCTGGTCTCCATCATCACTCCCTGTTATAATTCTGCTGAATTCATCGAAGAAACGATACAATCTGTTTTAAATCAAACCTATGAAAACTGGGAATGGCTGATCACTGATGATCTTTCTAAAGACAATACGGTAGACATTATAAGAAAATACAATGATCCAAGAATAAAACTGCAGATTCTTGAGAAAAACGGTGGTGCCGGAAATGCCCGGAACAACAGCCTGGAAAGAGCTACAGGACGATATATCGCTTTTCTGGATTCTGATGATTTCTGGTATCCTGAGTATTTGGAAACCATGACAGATTATATGCAGGAAAACAATGCAGAGCTCGTTTATTGTAATTATTCAAGATGTAATGAGCAGTTACAGCCTGTTTTAAAAGATTTTATGGCTGATAAAGTGGTTACTTTCTCCAATCTTCTGAAGACCTGCAGACTGGCACCGGTTTCCACCATGTACGATACCAAAAGAGTCGGAAAATTTTTATTTCCTGTAAAAAGCAAGCGGGAAGACCATGTGATGTGGCTGAATCTTTTAAAAGTAATTCCCGAAGGTCTGCCTATCAATAAAACACTGGCCAAGTACAGGATGCGTGAGAACAGTGTTTCCCGGAACAAAAAAAACATTATCAAAGATCAGTATCTGGTATATAAAGACTTTATGGGATTTTCTACAGCAAAGTCTCTTTACTATACTGCCAATTGGGCGGTGAACGGATTTCTGAAATATTCTAAAATTTTTAATTAATGGAGTACTCAAAAGAGTTTAAAGCAGCATTGAGTGCTTTTTCGAATGTGGAAAAAGACCGTCTTATTTTCAGACTGCTGAAAAAGGATAAGCTGTTGTCAAAGAAACTGTATTTCGAACTTATTGATCAGGAAACAACGGACGATAAGAGAAATGCTATGGAAGAGAATGTTGCCGAACAGGTTCTTCTGGCTTCAAAATATGTAGGAAACTCAAAATATTTCCTTACCATTATCCGAAAACTGAGTGCAGAAATAACAGAGCACATCAAAATAACAACGGATAAGTTCGGGGAAGTTTCTCTGCACCTTTTACTGGTGAACAGAATTTTAGACTACAACAGTGATCTCAGCAGACAACGGTTCGACAATGTTTACAAACTGTATATCTACCTCATCAATAAAGTATTCAAAGCACTGGTTTTAACGAAAAAGCTGGACGAAGATTACTGGATGGAAATTGATGAACTTCTGAGAGAAACCAAAAATAAAATTTCTGAAAATCATTATCTTCAGAAACTATGCATCAATAATGGTCTGGATCTCAACTGGCTTGAATCCGAGCATATTCCGGAAAATATAGACCAGATCATGAAAGACACTAAAAGTCAGGGATTTTTAAGATAAAATTTTCTGGAGAATAAGGCCTGTGGCATCAGGCTTTTCGTCTACAAACTTTCGGGCATTGGCAGACATTCCTTTCAGCTCTTCTTCATTGTTAAAGAGAAACAGGACAAAATCTGCTGCTGTATTTTCTTCTGTAAAAGATTTTCCTCCTTCTGCAACAATCAGATCATCAGCCTCAGGATTTTTTCTGTAATGGTTTCCAAAGATCACAGGCACACCAAATGTTGCTGCTTCCAGAATATTGTGTAATCCCGCCTCATGAAAACCTCCTCCCACGACAGCCACATCTGCATAAGAATAGAGTTTTGACAGTAAACCGATGCTGTCTATGATCAGGATTTGAGATTCAGAAACAGGAAGTTCAGACCGATCTATTTCACTATACAATAATGCATCAGAAAAAATAGTCTTTAGATGGTCTACTCTTTTCAGATCGTGTGGGGCAATAATTAATTTCAAATCTGCATCCATCCTGAAAATTGTGGATGCTATTTTTTCTTCAGCCTGCCATGAACTTCCAAAGACGATCGTTTTACTATTTCCTATAAAATCATCAATCCGATCAACATGATTGTTGCGTATCCTGAGCTGTTTTACCCTGTCAAATCTGGTATCTCCTGTTACCGAAGACCTGGTAAGTCCAATACTCTTAGCCAGTGCAAAAGAAAATGAGGTTTGATGAAAAAACCAATCTACATCTTTTCTAAGCTGTTTTACAAACCATTTCCCATAAGAGGTAAAGAATGCCTGTCTTTCATAAAATAAAGCAGAAATTACATAGATATTGGCTCCCTGGTCTTTAAGTTCAGCCAGAAGGTTATACCAATAGTCATATTTTACCGTAAAGAATAATTCGGTCTTAAACTGGGAAATAAATTCTCTGATGGTACTTTTTTTATCGAACGGAAGATAACACATCACGTCTGCGATATGTTTCTTTTTCACAGCATTTTCGTAGCCTGATGGGGAAAAGAAAGTCACAAGAATTTTATGATCCGGAAATTTCTCTTTAAGTTTCTCTAAAACCGGAAGTCCCTGCTCATATTCGCCCAGACTGGCTGCATGCATCCAGATCACCTTATCAGAGGGTGAAAATGTTGCTTTTACTTTATCTAAAGATTGTTTTCTTCCTTCAACTCCTTTTTTAGTTTTATCATTAAACAAGGAAAAGACTTTCATTCCGAAAATAAGAAGACTGACAAATATGCGGTATAGGAAGGACATCTTAATTATTTTTCAATTTCAATTCGATCATTATTTGTGGACGGGCTGGAGATGACCAGAAATTCTATTTCAGTCTGGGATTCATTAGAGATACAGTGTTCAGAATTAGGCAATACGGAAATACTTTCTCCTTGCTTAACCAAAAACTTTTCATCTTTAACATACAATACAGCCTCACCTTTTAAAATATAAAAAACCTGCTCTGCTATTTCATGAAAATGTAGCTTTTCAGAAGTTCCTGCAGGCATCTTTTCCTGTTTCACAGAAAGGCCATGTGAATCCCTGAGTACCCAGCTGTCACAACCGTTTCCCCAAATATAGTATTCTGAATTATTTTTAGAATGTATCATTTGAATATGGCTACAAAAACAAAAACGGCCATCAGGCTTCCAATCACCGATAGGATAGCCGTAGACAATGGAACTTTGGGTTTTACATTTTCATCAAAAGAATATCTGAACATATAATCCTGACTATTCATAAAAATAAGCATTACAAGGACAAACAACCATCTTATAAAAATCTCCATGATGAGAAACTGAGCACTTCTGTTCTTACCTGTAATCTCTACAGGAAAATTAGCTGTTTCTGGATGCCTTAATGCATATATAAAGAAACAATATAAAGCGGTTCCCATAAGCGGCGTTACAAAAGAATATCTCTTGCTCCCAAAGTTATCAGCCTTTCCATCAAAATCAAAGTGTACAGGAATTCTTTCAGGAAGAGTCTTATAATGCTTCAGCGTAAACCACCAGAAAAAAACCAATAATCCGAAATTAAAAATATCAAAGATGGTAAAAATAATATCCTCCATTCCGACCGTATTTAAGGCTAGAGTAAGTTTTTGATGACTCTCAGTTTATGGGTGTGTTTATTCATTTCTTTATTAAAGATTCCTGTAGAATCAAGAATATCAATCCTTACTTTTCCGGAAGCATGAATGATCCTTTGGTTATCAAGCATAATTCCTACGTGAATAATTTTCCCCTCAGGGTTCTCAAAGAATGCTAAATCTCCGGGCTGACTCTCTTCAACAAAGGTCAGAGGCACCCCTACTTCTGCCTGCTGATAAGTATCTCTCGGCAATTTAATATCATGAATTTTATAGATAAGCTGGGTAAAACCAGAACAATCTACTGCGAAAAAACTTTTGCCTCCCCACAGATAAGGTACGTTAAGGAATTCTTTTGCCGCTAAAGCAATACTTTCCCGAAGATCGTGGCTTCTTCTTGATGCAACTGCCGGAAATTCCACTTCAGACCCCATCGAAAGAAGCGTCTTTCCATCATTCATCAGTACAGAAGAAAAATCTTCAGTAACTACGGTCACTTTTCTTTTAGCCAGATCTTCTTCTGTTACAGGTTTTAGCTGTTTGGTATCTATCCATCCTTCATATCCGTCATAGTGCATTTTTATTCTGGTCCAGTTTTTATTAACCTCCAAAATATCAGCGCTTTCTCCAAACAACATTTCCGTAACAATTTCCGCTTTATCAGAATTTTCTGCGCGAACCGGTGCTACTGTAACATTACAAATTCCTTTATTCATTCATTTAAGATTAAAGTTATAGGGTAAGGCTAAGATTAAATTTTTCTATAAAAACTTAACCCTAAACTCAGCCTTCTTCTATTTCCTTCTCAGAAAATTTACTCCGTCACGCAAAGGTAAAATAAGATTTTCAAAATCGTCATCTTTTGCCGCTAAATCATTCAGCTCCTTGATGACCTGTGTGGATCTCTGTTTGGGATTTTCTTCCAATACTTTACCGTACCATAAGACGTTATCAAACATCACCACGGAACCTGATTTTGTTCTGGGTTTAATCAGTCTGAAATATTCGGCATAATTTTCTTTGTCGGCATCTATAAAGACAAGATCAAAAATCTGATCCGTTTCTCTTAAAAATTCTTTAGCGTCCTGAAGCTTAAAATCGATCTGGTCAGCATATTCACTTTCTTCAAAATATTTTTTCGGAAGGTAAGCAAGATCTTCATTAACGTCTAATGTGGTAATTTTCCCATCTTTAGCAAGACCCGATGTCAGGCAGAGTGTGGCATATCCCGTAAAAGTTCCTATTTCTAAAACATTTTTGGGCTGCAGCATCTGGGAAATAATTGTTAAAAGCCGGCCTTGCTGATACCCTGAGATCATATGCGGCTGTGTTGTTTTCTGATAGGTCTCTCTTCTTAGTTTTTTCAGAATTTCAGGTTCCGAGGAAGCATGGGTCTCCAGATACCTGTCCATTTCAGGATTTTTTTCTTCAAAAAAGCTCATACTGCAATTCTTTTATGTTATTCAAAAGTACTTAAATATAAAGAAAAATTATTACTGATGCCTACTTTTCACCGGCCTCCCGTAAAAACCCTGTTGAAAATACCGTAAAAACACGGATATGTTTGTACGAAACATAGTTATACATTTGCAGAGAACAAGGGGTAAAAACACTAAGAAAAAAAGGAAATGAATGTAGGGGGAAAACTAATTAACACTGAGAATCAGAAGACCGCAGGGCCAATTGGCAAGGCGGGTTCTTCGCAAAAAAAAACTAAGACAGAATTATCCAATTCATTTTTGCAGCGAATTATTTCATTATTGAAAAAAGAAGAATTAATTTGATGAAAAAAAAATAAATCCCGAATTGCTTCGGGATTTATTCTTATATGATATATGTCAATTACTTCTTAGGAGTAATATCCATTAGCTTCATGAACTCATCCAGCTTAGGCATGATGATGATTTCTGTTCTTCTGTTTTCCGCTCTTCCTGTAACGCTCATATTGGTCGCTTTAGGATTGTACTCAGAACGTCCTCCTGCTGTAATTCTTGCCGGATCTACACCAAACTGCGTCTGAAGAACCTTGGCAATTGCAGTACCTCTCAATGCAGAAAGATCCCAGTTGTCTCTTGGCAGATTAGGAGAACTTAAAGGTGCGTTATCGGTATTACCTTCGATCAATACAGAATATTTATCGTAATCATTAATCACTTTAGCTACTTTTCCCAGTACTTCCTGAGCTGTAGGCTGTATATTGTAGTCTCCTGTCTTATAAAGCATTTTATCTGAAAGTGAAATCATAACCACTCCTTTCAATACTTTTACCTGTACATCATCATCTCCTACGTTATCAAGAGATCTTTTAAGCTTGTTAGACAATGCCATGTTCAAACTGTCGTTTTTAGCATTGTTTGAGATCAGTTGTTTGATATAAGAATTGGAAGCATTGATCTCTCCAACCAGTTTATCAATATTTGCTGAGCTTTTACCTGTATTTGAAAGACATGCATCCAAAGATGATTTCAAAGCATCATGCTGGCTTTTTAAAAGATTATTCTCCCCTGACAATGCCGAATTCTGAGACTTTAAATCCTGGATTTCTCTTTGTCTTTCACCAATATTTTCAATACACTGCTTATAGTTTGAGCTTAAAGCGTCATATTGCTTCTTGGTTACACAAGATGTCAATCCTAACGCCATTGCAGAAACTGCTAAAATTTTTAAAATCTTCATAAATAATCATTTTTAGACGAATCAAAGTTAGGAAAATTCAATTGAATTATATGGATTATCTTTGTAGGACAGAAATCCTTAACATACCTCTTGGAAAAATTTAGTTTTAAAAACGAGCTTGAAAACCTGGTCCGAAATCCGGAAAATC includes:
- a CDS encoding MotA/TolQ/ExbB proton channel family protein — its product is MEMNVSKNDEQVVARKAGGLNPAVIIPILFVIGVCIYLFVLGNPGNFKDAEKLGGGSVAFSSVEGKDIHPESFLGIIYKGGVIVPILITFMITVIVFSFERYFVLGKAAGKGNLDNFVVQVRSLLNQNKIDEALEECDRQQGSVGNVVKEGLTTYKALSHDTTLNKEQKMVALNKAIEEATTLEMPMLEKNMMILSTLGTVATLIALLGTVIGMIKAFFALGSGGGTPDAAALSTGISEALINTALGIGTSAIAIILYNFFTSKIDGLTYKIDEIAMSIQQSFAEFN
- the leuS gene encoding leucine--tRNA ligase, translating into MFYDHQQIEKKWQKYWEENQTYRTSNNTDKPKFYVLDMFPYPSGAGLHVGHPLGYIASDIYARYKRHQGFNVLHPVGYDSFGLPAEQYAIQTGQHPAITTEENINRYEEQLKKIGFSFDWSREVRTSDASYYKWTQWIFIELYHSWYNKNTDKAESITTLIQHFEEKGAEGLNANQNDELNFTAEEWKDSSDLDKEDILLNYRLAYRAETTVNWCPALGTVLANDEVKDGKSERGGFPVFQKKMMQWSMRISAYSERLLQGLNTLDWPQPLKDAQEYWIGKSQGAQVQFQVEGHDEIVEVFTTRPDTIFGATFMVLAPENPLVDTITTDAQKAEVDTYIEETSKKTERDRMSDVKNVSGAFTGSYAINPFSGEKMPIYISDYVLMGYGTGAVMAVPAHDERDHRFAKKFNLEIKKVVDTEEDVQEKSFDSKDSVCVNSDFLNGLSYHEAKSKIISEIENKGIGHGTTNYRQRDAIFSRQRYWGEPVPIYYKEGMPYTLPVSALPLELPEVEKYLPTEDGDPPLGNAKEFAWDEANQKVVSIDLIDDKTIFPLELSTMPGWAGSSWYFLRYMDPSNDEVFANKDLSDYWGQVDLYIGGSEHATGHLLYSRFWNMFMKDRGYVNHDEPFQKLINQGMILGMSAYVYRIDGTNQYVSKNLAGDYQTQKIHVDVSLLKGTSDELDTEAFKAWRPDYASAEFILEDGKYITDREVEKMSKSKYNVVNPDDICEEYGADGLRLYEMFLGPLEQSKPWNTQGLSGVYGFLKKFWNLYFNGDTFEVSDEEPTKAEYKVLHTLIKKVVYDIENFSFNTSVSSFMIAVNELQKIKCNKRNILEPLAVIISPYAPHICEELWSLLGNNESVEFEEFPVLNEDYLVEDEIEYPVSVNGRMKFKIPLSAQLSAKEVEDLVISDEKMQQILEGKTPKKIIVVHHRIVNIVI
- a CDS encoding lipocalin family protein, encoding MKKLALLFAGLSLFVATGCNDDGDNTMEYPLVGVWQPLKEVVTTVEVGEEPVSDLITYTDCQKESRWRFNTEASGKRTEWGEIGTTPQCAITSDRNFTYTYDKSAKTVVIKYQGIVEPSNAKVVTLDDVTLNLAVREETQDPTVYKTRTYTFKRIPQ
- a CDS encoding acyltransferase family protein, which translates into the protein MQDITKNNFDFIRVLLAFIVFVGHLGALSDSSELDFLKHSPVEVAVFSFFIVSGFLIARSYERSSSLKSYIKKRVNRIVPAYLLVVFLCTVLLSLVSTLSFSDYFGNIQVYKYFFWNSLFMNFMAPSLPGVFGNEAVNGALWTLKIEMCFYFAVPLIFLLFGKNNKYRNTSLIVLYFLSLVFLNYFEMAGKISISKQLPGSLCYFIGGMFAYFYFDQFIKYKNTLFIIAIITVWIDLILHIKLFSPIMISIIVLYIAYSLKFLNNFGKYGDFTYGIYIFHFPIIRVFATLGLFANYNPFLMSFVCMLVVIGVGIASWHLYEKKFL
- a CDS encoding glycosyltransferase family 2 protein; this translates as MKDLVSIITPCYNSAEFIEETIQSVLNQTYENWEWLITDDLSKDNTVDIIRKYNDPRIKLQILEKNGGAGNARNNSLERATGRYIAFLDSDDFWYPEYLETMTDYMQENNAELVYCNYSRCNEQLQPVLKDFMADKVVTFSNLLKTCRLAPVSTMYDTKRVGKFLFPVKSKREDHVMWLNLLKVIPEGLPINKTLAKYRMRENSVSRNKKNIIKDQYLVYKDFMGFSTAKSLYYTANWAVNGFLKYSKIFN
- a CDS encoding deoxyuridine 5'-triphosphate nucleotidohydrolase, with protein sequence MEYSKEFKAALSAFSNVEKDRLIFRLLKKDKLLSKKLYFELIDQETTDDKRNAMEENVAEQVLLASKYVGNSKYFLTIIRKLSAEITEHIKITTDKFGEVSLHLLLVNRILDYNSDLSRQRFDNVYKLYIYLINKVFKALVLTKKLDEDYWMEIDELLRETKNKISENHYLQKLCINNGLDLNWLESEHIPENIDQIMKDTKSQGFLR
- a CDS encoding 3-deoxy-D-manno-octulosonic acid transferase, translated to MSFLYRIFVSLLIFGMKVFSLFNDKTKKGVEGRKQSLDKVKATFSPSDKVIWMHAASLGEYEQGLPVLEKLKEKFPDHKILVTFFSPSGYENAVKKKHIADVMCYLPFDKKSTIREFISQFKTELFFTVKYDYWYNLLAELKDQGANIYVISALFYERQAFFTSYGKWFVKQLRKDVDWFFHQTSFSFALAKSIGLTRSSVTGDTRFDRVKQLRIRNNHVDRIDDFIGNSKTIVFGSSWQAEEKIASTIFRMDADLKLIIAPHDLKRVDHLKTIFSDALLYSEIDRSELPVSESQILIIDSIGLLSKLYSYADVAVVGGGFHEAGLHNILEAATFGVPVIFGNHYRKNPEADDLIVAEGGKSFTEENTAADFVLFLFNNEEELKGMSANARKFVDEKPDATGLILQKILS
- a CDS encoding cupin domain-containing protein, with translation MIHSKNNSEYYIWGNGCDSWVLRDSHGLSVKQEKMPAGTSEKLHFHEIAEQVFYILKGEAVLYVKDEKFLVKQGESISVLPNSEHCISNESQTEIEFLVISSPSTNNDRIEIEK
- a CDS encoding DUF1648 domain-containing protein, with the translated sequence MEDIIFTIFDIFNFGLLVFFWWFTLKHYKTLPERIPVHFDFDGKADNFGSKRYSFVTPLMGTALYCFFIYALRHPETANFPVEITGKNRSAQFLIMEIFIRWLFVLVMLIFMNSQDYMFRYSFDENVKPKVPLSTAILSVIGSLMAVFVFVAIFK
- a CDS encoding C40 family peptidase, whose amino-acid sequence is MNKGICNVTVAPVRAENSDKAEIVTEMLFGESADILEVNKNWTRIKMHYDGYEGWIDTKQLKPVTEEDLAKRKVTVVTEDFSSVLMNDGKTLLSMGSEVEFPAVASRRSHDLRESIALAAKEFLNVPYLWGGKSFFAVDCSGFTQLIYKIHDIKLPRDTYQQAEVGVPLTFVEESQPGDLAFFENPEGKIIHVGIMLDNQRIIHASGKVRIDILDSTGIFNKEMNKHTHKLRVIKNLL